GACGAACAATCCAGGCTCCGCGAGATCAACAAACAACTGTCACTGCTGACCGTACGTTTTGGGCAGCACCTGCTTGCTGAGACCAATCATTATGAAATGATGATCACTGATGAGAAGGACCTGGCAGGATTACCCGCGTCACTCATTGAAGCAGCCGCCCTCTCCGCTAAAAGCGCGGGAAAGGAACATGGCTGGCGCTTTACCCTGCACAACGCCAGTGTAATGCCATTCCTCCAGTATGCTGATCAGCGGCACCTGCGCCAGGAAATATATGAGGCATACATCAACCGCTGTAACCACAATGATGACAGGGATAACAAAGCGATCGTTACCCAGCTGGCCGCGTTAAGAGCAGAGAAAGCACAATTACTGGGATACGCCTCTCACGCAGACTATATCCTGGAAGAGAATATGGCCAAAACACCGGCCAAAGCAAATGAGCTGTTACAGCAACTATGGACAACCGCCTTACCCGTGGCCAAACAGGAAGCCGCAGAAATGCAGGCCGTTATGGACAGGGAAGGCAAAGGTGAGCAACTGGAAGCCTGGGACTGGGCATACTACGCAGATAAAGTCCGTAAAGAAAAATACAGCTATGACGCGGAAGCATTACGCCCTTATTTCAAACTGGAAAATGTACGTGATGGCTTATTCTTCACCGCACAGCAACTGTATGGCCTGCGCTTTAACCTGCTGAAGGATGTACCAGTCTATCACGAAGAAGTATCTGCTTATGAAGTACAGGGGAAAGATGGTAAACTGGTAGGATTGCTTTACCTGGACTTCCATCCGCGCAGCTCCAAACGTGGCGGCGCCTGGATGACATCTTACAGGAAACAGTCCATCGGGAAAGATGGCCGTGTTGCGCCGATCATCTCCATCGTGTGTAACTTCTCCAGACCAACGCCTACGCAGCCGGCACTACTGACTCCGGATGAAGCGGAAACTTTCTTCCACGAAGCCGGACATGCCCTGCATGGTTTATTGTCAGATGTGACCTACGAGACACTGTCAGGTACTTCCGTGCCGCGCGATTTCGTAGAACTGCCTTCACAGGTCATGGAACACTGGGCGTTTGAACCAGAAGTGCTGGCACAATACGCTAAACATTATGAAACGGGAGAACTGATACCAGATGCGTTGGTAGAAAAAATGAAAGCAGCCTCCAAATTCAACCAGGGGTTTGCCACAGTAGAATATCTCGCTGCCTCCCTGCTGGATATGGCTTACCATACGTTACCGGCAGGCAATAACATCATGCCACTGGTGTTCGAAAAAGAACAGATGGACAAGATCGGGCTGATCCCACAGATCGCACCAAGATACCGCAGTACCTACTTCCAGCATATTTTCGCAGGCGGCTATTCTGCCGGATATTACAGCTACATATGGTCTGAAGTACTGGACAGCGATGCATTTGCCGCATTTAAGGAAGCAGGTAACATCTTCGATACCGCTACCGCTGATTCATTCAGAAAGCATATATTGGAAAAAGGGGGTACGGAAGAACCGATGCAATTGTACACCGCTTTCCGTAAAAGAGAGCCGGATGTAAAATATCTCCTGCAACACAGGGGATTAGAATAATACCTCATGGTGGCCGGTAAGACCTGCGGGAATTGCCGGCTACCTTATTATAATAACGGTACCTGTTTGTTTCATCTGCTGTTGTTTACCAGCTGTATAGGTCACCATCCACAGATAGGCGCCTGCCGGTAACGGAACGTCTTTATAATCTCCCCTCCATCCGCTTGTCACGTCAGTAGTAGTATATAGCAACAGGCCCCAGCGGTTGTATACCGATAGTCTGAAATCACTGATCCGGTCAAAGACTTTTATTCTGAATACATCATTGATACCATCACCATCCGGACTAAATGCGTTGGGTGCATATATCGCACAGGGATGCGTGGCTACCGGAACATCTATGTTACCGCTGATCGTGCACTCCTGCGCGTCCGTGATATGATAAGTGTACATACCACTGCTCAGATTACGCGCGATACTATCGGTCATTGCCACTATTCCCGGAAGGGAATACGTATAAGGGGGTACACCTCCTTCGGGAGTAAAGATGATCTTTGCATCATTAGCCCCGGCACAGCTCATGCCTGTTACGATATTATTATCCGAAGAGAAAGGCGGTGGTTCTGGTATCAGGAGGTTGTG
The DNA window shown above is from Chitinophaga agri and carries:
- a CDS encoding GNAT family N-acetyltransferase, which encodes MEHQDITIRTSLRTGDLGYVAYMHGRIYNQELGYGFNFERYVLEGLLEFSRQYDPQNDRVWICEYKDRIVGFLMALSRSKTVQLRYFIIEPDFRGYGLGKQLMDRFMAFMDEQQFDHAYLWTTHQQDTAVSLYLRHGFVLTEEKDSNAFDTPLTEKRYDLFRTPNPLLQPFDTPYGLPPFDSIVPARYLPAFEAAMEEHRKNIAQITSLQTPPSFADTMEAFEKSGKLLRTVSAVFGNLTSANTSPELENISRQLAPMLAKHGDDIYLDATLFSRIRALYERQDALELTGEQARLLEKTYKDFVRSGANLSADEQSRLREINKQLSLLTVRFGQHLLAETNHYEMMITDEKDLAGLPASLIEAAALSAKSAGKEHGWRFTLHNASVMPFLQYADQRHLRQEIYEAYINRCNHNDDRDNKAIVTQLAALRAEKAQLLGYASHADYILEENMAKTPAKANELLQQLWTTALPVAKQEAAEMQAVMDREGKGEQLEAWDWAYYADKVRKEKYSYDAEALRPYFKLENVRDGLFFTAQQLYGLRFNLLKDVPVYHEEVSAYEVQGKDGKLVGLLYLDFHPRSSKRGGAWMTSYRKQSIGKDGRVAPIISIVCNFSRPTPTQPALLTPDEAETFFHEAGHALHGLLSDVTYETLSGTSVPRDFVELPSQVMEHWAFEPEVLAQYAKHYETGELIPDALVEKMKAASKFNQGFATVEYLAASLLDMAYHTLPAGNNIMPLVFEKEQMDKIGLIPQIAPRYRSTYFQHIFAGGYSAGYYSYIWSEVLDSDAFAAFKEAGNIFDTATADSFRKHILEKGGTEEPMQLYTAFRKREPDVKYLLQHRGLE